One segment of Setaria viridis chromosome 4, Setaria_viridis_v4.0, whole genome shotgun sequence DNA contains the following:
- the LOC117852606 gene encoding uncharacterized protein, producing MENDPQHTSVMPSDFTFHLLEQITNKFSKDRIIGSGGYGVVYKGVLDNGEEIAVKKLCNKHPGLDDDKQFTNECTNLMRLQHQNIVRLVGYCYEIAHKVVEYNGKYVYAGVEERALCFEYLQGGTLENLLSDESCGLGWHTRYKIIRGVCEGLHYLHNGSKDPIYHLDLKPANIMLDKNMVPKIGDFGLSRLFDSTQTCTTKVIIGTPGYMPPEYINRYQITRKFDVFSLGVIIIQVMAGCGGYLKCGDMSHQEFIDLVHRNWGKRLQVTMSSHTSHEIKTCIEIALRCVESDRVKRPTIAEIVDELNKIDDVKRSLADEDNLHSTQVKLYTNSGAADAEGALTVDHGDDGKEQEHMTLEDKILEDDPSDTEYPGPQTGGTLERLRSMWAMVKPTLKAKSGGREDGLFRCRDLARCQDGDFSVAVVQANVSMEDQFLAESGLPFGTVAGIFDGHGGSEAAHFIRDHLVPNLQETSSGPQGVTADAIREAFLATEQGFITLVSRQWETKPRLATVGSCCLVGVVHQRTLFIANLGNSRAVLGKVLRGTGEVLAVPLSAEHNVNYDEVRKELIAEHPDDPDIVVCHHNVWRVKGLMRVSRSIGDAYLKDPQYNMEPLDRKFRLRTPFSKPLLSASPSILSHSLQPCDRFVIFASDGLWEHLTNQEAVDIVQKHQRAEGSARRLIKAALVEAAPKRDLAYSDIKKIDRGVRRHFHDDITVIVLFFNHAVQPLSIRLR from the exons ATGGAGAACGATCCACAACATACAAGTGTGATGCCAAGCGATTTCACATTCCATTTGTTAGAACAAATTACAAATAAGTTTTCCAAGGATCGGATAATTGGTTCTGGAGGTTATGGAGTGGTTTACAAG ggagtactcgacaaTGGGGAAGAGATTGCTGTGAAGAAGCTTTGTAATAAGCATCCAGGACTTGATGATGATAAGCAATTTACAAATGAGTGTACTAACCTTATGAGACTCCAACATCAAAATATAGTCCGTTTAGTTGGCTACTGCTATGAAATAGCTCATAAAGTTGTGGAGTACAATGGAAAATATGTTTACGCAGGAGTGGAAGAACGAGCTCTCTGTTTTGAATACTTGCAGGGTGGAACCCTTGAAAACCTTCTTTCTG ATGAATCCTGCGGACTTGGTTGGCACACACGTTACAAAATAATTAGAGGAGTTTGTGAGGGTTTACATTATCTTCATAATGGATCCAAAGACCCTATCTACCATCTAGACTTAAAACCTGCAAATATAATGCTGGATAAGAATATGGTGCCAAAAATAGGAGATTTTGGCTTGTCAAGACTCTTTGATTCAACACAAACCTGTACCACGAAAGTAATCATAGGAACGCC TGGATACATGCCACCGGAGTACATCAATAGATACCAAATCACACGAAAGTTTGATGTATTCAGTTTGGGCGTTATAATCATACAAGTAATGGCAGGATGTGGGGGTTACTTGAAATGTGGAGATATGTCTCACCAAGAATTTATTGATCTT GTACACAGAAACTGGGGGAAAAGGCTTCAGGTTACAATGTCATCACATACATCGCATGAGATTAAGACATGCATCGAAATAGCATTAAGATGTGTGGAGTCCGACCGAGTGAAAAGGCCTACTATAGCAGAGATTGTTGATGAACTGAATAAGATTGATGATGTGAAAAGATCACTTGCAGACGAG gacAACTTACATAGCACGCAAGTGAAGCTATACACGAATTCAG GTGCTGCTGACGCAGAGGGTGCCTTGACTGTCGACCACGGGGACGACGGTAAAGAGCAAGAACACATGACTCTTGAAGACAAGATCCTAGAGGATGACCCATCCGACACTGAATATCCTGGTCCACAAACTGGTGGGACACTCGAGAGGTTGCGCTCTATGTGGGCTATGGTCAAGCCCACCTTGAAAGCCAAATCTGGTGGCCGTGAGGATGGCCTCTTCCGGTGTCGCGATCTTGCGCGGTGCCAAGACGGCGACTTCTCGGTCGCTGTCGTGCAGGCCAACGTCTCGATGGAGGATCAGTTCTTGGCTGAGTCAGGCCTGCCTTTTGGCACCGTTGCCGGCATCTTCGATGGTCACGGTGGCTCTGAGGCCGCCCACTTCATACGTGACCACCTCGTCCCCAACCTCCAAG AGACCTCTTCTGGCCCGCAGGGCGTGACAGCTGATGCCATCAGGGAGGCATTTCTGGCCACAGAGCAGGGATTCATCACGCTCGTGTCACGCCAATGGGAGACCAAGCCAAGACTTGCCACAGTGGGGTCATGCTGCCTTGTTGGCGTCGTGCACCAGAGGACTCTCTTCATCGCCAACCTTGGGAACTCCCGAGCTGTTCTTGGGAAGGTCTTGCGCGGCACCGGGGAGGTTCTCGCGGTGCCGCTGTCAGCGGAGCACAATGTCAACTATGACGAAGTCAGgaaggaactcattgctgagcACCCTGATGATCCGGATATTGTTGTTTGCCATCATAATGTCTGGAGGGTGAAAGGCCTCATGCGG GTGTCGAGATCAATAGGTGACGCATACTTGAAAGATCCGCAATATAACATGGAACCACTCGATCGAAAATTCAGGCTTCGTACACCATTCAGCAAACCTTTATTGAGTGCCAGCCCATCCATCTTATCTCATAGTCTTCAACCATGTGACCGTTTCGTCATATTTGCCTCAGATGGTCTGTGGGAACATTTGACTAACCAGGAGGCCGTTGACATTGTTCAAAAACATCAACGTGCT GAGGGAAGTGCGAGACGACTCATTAAAGCAGCTCTCGTTGAAGCAGCGCCAAAACGTGACTTGGCATACTCAGACATCAAGAAGATCGATAGGGGGGTTCGCAGGCATTTCCACGACGATATTACTGTCATCGTCCTATTTTTCAACCATGCAGTACAGCCCCTTTCCATAAGATTACGCTAA